In Antennarius striatus isolate MH-2024 chromosome 20, ASM4005453v1, whole genome shotgun sequence, the genomic window TGATTATTCGTCACACTCTGCCTCCTTTGTTGCTCCTCTTCCTGCCTCCATCCCTCCACCCCCagacggatggagggatgaggggGTGtcaggggggtgtggggggtacGGGGGGGTAAAAGGGGGATTAAGACACCAGCAgcctggaggatgaggaggataaagaagaagaggaaaccaGCAGAGGTGACAGACGAGCATtaaagagagatggatggatgtagtaaTGAaagcacgggggggggggggtcacatgatTTAttcagaggaggtgggggggttggattAAGACTGAAATCTGCCACCTGATCCACGCGTGTGGGGCCCCTCAGGCGTCCCCGGGGGCCGGGGGCCACGGGTGTGATGGGCTGTTAATGGGCAGCAACACGGCTTTAATCAGAtgtcaggccccgccccctccacaCCCACGTcccaggggtgtgtgtgtgtgtgtgtgtgtggttattaACACCAGAGTCCCATATGCTGCCCgccgacacacactcacacacacacacacacacacacacacacacacacacactgattaaagttgttgcatttttttgttgaatatttcaacataacaaataaataaataaatgcatcaaTCTTTAACCCTTtcgggagcagcagcagcagcagcaggagcgcCGCTGCCCCCGGTGCTCAGGCTGCGGTACTGCAGACACACGTCACGCGTGTCCAAACGTGTAAACGTAAACAAGGTGAAGTCGTTCGGGGCTCCGCCCCTCACAGAGCCCTGGACCAATCAGGGCGCTCCACACTGAATGTGTGATGAATAaagaagaccccccccctctctcgtCCCCATCAGTGAATTAATGAAGACATTcgtctccctccctccgtcaTCCCTCCATCGCTattaaaatctcattttgtcATCTGCACCGATCCATCACTCCCCCCCCACTTCTCCTTGATCTCCtctccgtcccccccccctcgttctttcctctcctcctttctaATTACTCTgccctcatcctctcctcttcctctctccttcctctgtatttccttcccccccccctcccctcttttCTCCCCCCTCTGCCCCCTCACACCTTTCCCTCCttcttgccccccccctccgttccattccttttctctctccatccattgtttccttctttcctcAGATCTTCaacactttttctttcctccccttcctctgctcatcacccccccccaccccacctctcATTAAGTCCCCCCCATGGCGGCCCTGAGGCAACACATATGGCCGTCACGCTTCCACACCATTAaataacccccctaacccccccactgGTGTTCCCTGTTGCCCCTTCCTCTTATTTATAtatccctccaccccccaccccccatagGGTCTCCctcattgtttctgtgctccagaaaagagtgtgtgtggagggcatggggggggggtgagtggtttccatggtaacgaAGCACACTGCCGCAGTGGATGGGAAGGGGAGGTGGAGGGTGTGAGGCGAGTGGAGAGAGTGAGAAtgaaacagcccccccccccccgagtgtgtgtgtgtgtgtgtgtgtgtgtgtgtgtgtgtgtgtgtgtgtgtgtgtgtgttacacagaCCAACTTGACTGCTGGAGTCAAGAACAAgttgaagaaaagagaagaaacgtCTTTGTCTccacagcaggaatgtcaacacacacacacacacacacacacacacacacacacacacacacacacacacacacacacacaggatactGCAGGACAGGTGGAGGAGGTCACTTCTTTTGACTgggagacgaggctccgcccaccagggggcggagcctcgtctaTGTACATTTTTAGATACATCTATAATTATAATCTATAACTAATTAATCCTCTACAATTATTCAACATTAAGACGTATTTAACAACAACCtgatgttttattgtgaaggttTATTCCTATTtaaatctacttcctgtttgtgtttcctcttcATTTGACACAACTCTTCTTTGAGTGTAACTTGTGAATGAAActagtctcacacacacacacacacacacacacacacacacacacacacacacacacaggtacacacactcTGAGCTGGGAGCATGTATTATTGATTGCAGCTTTGTTCGGGGTTAGCGCAGCATGTTAGCCACTTagcggctggggggggggggcgagcgaggagcggggtgtgtgtgtgtgtgtgtgtgcgccgtcTGACCCGCGTCCAGCAGCCGCTGCTCCATCACGCCGCAGCCCAGCACCTCCATCCAGTCGCCGTGGAAACACACCTCCATCTCGTAGGAGGGGTGTGTGAAGGGGAAGGAGCAGTCCACCCAGCGCACCGGCATGCCTGGGGAGGGAGCGCCAGGAGGTGAGCGCCTGAgctgctgatgtcacttcctgtgtgtgtgtgggcggggtcacCTTCTCCGAACAGGTGTGTGATGAGGCGTGTCAGCGTGCGCttcagctccgcctccagcagcTTCACCGCCTCCAGGCtgtggacttcctgtttgtgctctGAGCGCCGCCCCCTGCCCTCGAACAGCGACAGCTCGTCGCCGCCCTGCACACCTGAAAACAGCTGGGGGGCccccagggggcggggccagcacAACGGTTACCGCCATGTTAAAAAAGAGGTGTCCCCCCACATGGGTGTGGCGTCATACCTCGTGTTTGGAGAAGAGGCGGACCCCCTCCATCTGGTGGAAGACGGGGTAGTGGGTGGAGTCGATCTGGTCCCGCCTGTAAACGTCTCCGGCCAATAAGAAGGCGTCCAGGCCGGAGCGCACCAGCTCTACCTGGTGGGCGGAGGTGTGGGCGCGGAGCATCGTCGTCCTGTGGCGCCACAGGAAGTACACGTTCAACGACGAGCCCGTCGGCATGGCGCCCGCTGAAACTAATCGGtgcaggtgcattgtgggtaatgggCGGCGCCGCTCACCTGTTCAGGTAGTAGTTATCGCCTTGGTTTCTGCTGGGGTGGTCAGGGGGGATCAGCAAGCTGTCAATCAAAGCAGggacagaccaatcagagccatcaataaaactaaatattgattatttattattaattattaacaggtcaatcaataaataaatcgtCAAACCTGTCGAAGTTCTGCTCCACCGACACCACCGGGCTCAGGTTGTCGTGGACGGAGAACAGGGGGGTCCCACCCCGGCTGGGGTAGGCACTGGCGGGTGGAGAAACACGTGACTTCCTGGTTTGCACTCaaaggcattctgggaaatgtagtctgGTTCCCTACCTGTAGAAGTGAGCTTTGATGCGCTCCTTCACCAGCCAGAGAGGATGATGGGATTGGTTGTGCAGGTTGCGTCCGACCTTGGACAAGATCTTTGGCGTGAcgttggtgatgtcatcacgcgGGTAGGCGTGGCCCAACACCTCCACACAATCCTGACCAATCACGggctgaggggcggggccatcTGTGCTGAGGTGTCGGTGTGACAGGAGGCAGCAGCGATGGCACCGAGGGAGGGGCGGGGACTGAAGGAGGTGACGCACGAAGATGCTGAGCCTCatcctgattggtccatcgATCTGAAGGGAACACGACAGCTAGCGTTAGCAACGAGCTAATATCTGAGCAATATCAgcacaatagatagatagatagatagatagatagatagatagatagatagatagatagatagatagatagatagatagatagatagatagatagatagatagatagatagatagatagatagatagatagatagatagatagatagatagatagatagatggggtggaaggagaggaagcacaggaggaggagcatcaGGTCTGCAGGGccaggggaggtgggggagctgaaccgattgaaaaagctgtttatgaCATACTTCCTGTTGATACAtgtgggggggcggagccatgaCGCTAAAACTAGGTTAGAGAGATCAACAACTAGCAGCTACGATTAGCACAAGTTAGCATCCTGTTACATCATCATTCAGTGACAGGACAGAGGCGGTGTGGGGTCACATGGCCATccatctggttctggttctcccTGCGGGCCTCCAGCGTGATGAGGTCAACCGGGGGGGTCAACCGGGGGGGAAGGGGGCAGCGCCAAGGGTCCGATGCGAGCCTACGATTAGCTGCTAACTGCGCTAACGGGTATACAGGGAAGGTTAAACCCACAGGAAGCGAGCCGAGTCAGCTGTTCTCCCCCGTCGTCCGACATCCGACAGGACGAGGCGACCCTCAAATATTTGTCCGTCGTCACGGCGACACTCTGGGGGGGCCGTCCTGGACCCAGACACAGGGTGTTGCATTGCAGAGGCGCTGCAGCAGAATGGATTATCGCTGCTGCTGCCGTCGGATCGGAGCCGTTTGGAGGACTCCTGAAGGTCACGCCCACTTTCACAGCTGCACAAAGTTTAGCTTCCTTCGGCGCCGTTAGCAACGGCGGCTCCGCCACCACATCCACACCCCCTTGCCCCCCCATAGGAAGATAAATGCCTTTAGTGGGATGAAAAACGTCACGTCACAAATGAATACCCCGCGTTCCATTAAGGTCGCGGCGCCGCGTCGTTAGCAGCGCTCGTCATTTGTCCAGGCGGCTGCTAAAGGTCGCGTCTGATGcgtttcctgccccccccccgcccacgACGTCATCATCGTTAACGCGCCATAAAACTGTAACAAGGACGAAGAGGCGGCGCCGCTTTGGACCCACGCAGAGGTCGCGCCCCGTCGTTAAGCCGGGATGGACGTGCAGCTTCCCGCAGGGCAGCACTGTCGGTCCCGCCACGTTTGAGTTCGGGTGGGTCACAGGTGAGTTCACGGCCCCATCCTGCctgtcagccccgccccccgtcTGGAGGGCGGAGGAGACGCTACGTCTCCATTATGGCTAAAGGTCACCTGATCGATGGCGTTTAATGGACCCTGTGATCAGATAGGAAGTGAGATGGAGGGCGCTTGTGTTAGCTAACCTTGTCTGAGCTTCGCAATTTTTGTTCCCACGGCGACGACACCTGCAGACAGGTGTGACCCCGCGGCAGCCTGGAGGTCAGCGGCGGCGGCTCGACTTAAACGAGAACACTGAGGTTAGCAATCGTGCTGTTAGCATCTGAGCGTTAACGTCTGAGCGTTAGCATCAGGGCATTAGCATCTGAGCGTTAGCATCTGAGCATTAGCATATGAGCATTAGCGTCTGGGTGTTAGCGTCTGCCGTCGCAGCGCTGGGGAGCTGACAAATGAGTGCAGAGAAAACAGAAGTGAGGTGGCGCACGACAGCCACTGATTGGCCGACCCTCATCATGTGACCCTCATCATGAGTCTGATCACCTGCCCCTCAGGGCTCCGCCCCCACAGCACCGGAAGGCCAAACCCCTCCTCCAGGTAGTGGGACCAGGTCTTCCTGCTCCCCCCTTTCTctcctgacccctgaccccgccTCCTAATAGTGATTGTGGGCGGACccagaagctccgcctcctctggTCTGAAGGAGAAAGTGAGTCAGGAAGGACGTAGGAGAACGATGGGAACGTGTGgaggaataaaaagaacatttaagggtgggggtggggagggactGATGGGGGGGTGAAGGTCGTTCCAGGACGCGCCGCCACTTTAAACCAACGCCACGGCGCCAGCCAATTGCTTGACGGCAGCTCCCATCACTCCTGCAGCAGCCCAGCTGCCTGCAGCCGACCAATCACAGACAAGAACACGGCGCTCTGCTTTATGGCTGCGGCATCGCCGTGGAGACGGTGGCAGGATTTAAGGAGGTCACATCCGACGGGGTGACACCTGAGTCTCGGGGCGAGACACAGGTGATCCGACGAGGGCTAGCTCCAGCGCTAGCAGAGGCCAACGCTAACTGCTGATCCAGAAGTGGAGCCCCATCATAATAAAAGgcctgtgcttttattttggtagttTTCTGCCTGAAGGAGTTCTATTGGTTCTGATCTTTTatgtcctcctcatcctcacttc contains:
- the fars2 gene encoding phenylalanine--tRNA ligase, mitochondrial; the encoded protein is MQRGRDKDGCGGWSLMWGWNYCRTTTQPALRGESDDDIEPPPLTSRLPRGHTCLQVSSPWEQKLRSSDKIDGPIRMRLSIFVRHLLQSPPLPRCHRCCLLSHRHLSTDGPAPQPVIGQDCVEVLGHAYPRDDITNVTPKILSKVGRNLHNQSHHPLWLVKERIKAHFYSAYPSRGGTPLFSVHDNLSPVVSVEQNFDSLLIPPDHPSRNQGDNYYLNRTTMLRAHTSAHQVELVRSGLDAFLLAGDVYRRDQIDSTHYPVFHQMEGVRLFSKHELFSGVQGGDELSLFEGRGRRSEHKQEVHSLEAVKLLEAELKRTLTRLITHLFGEGMPVRWVDCSFPFTHPSYEMEVCFHGDWMEVLGCGVMEQRLLDAAGAGHQVGWAFGLGLERLAMVLFGIPDIRLFWSRDPRFLKQFRVQDPQQPVRFQPLSKYPPLHNDISFWLPEGRSFTHNDFYELVRCTGGDMVEEVTLLDRFQHPRTGRRSLCYRIVYRHMERTLTQQEVGLVHQQIQRAAETELGVQGRY